The Borrelia sp. HM sequence TTAAAATATATCATAAATTCAGGTAAAAGTATCTTAATAGAAGGTGCTCAAGGTACAATGCTTGATATTGAACATGGAACTTTTCCGTTTGTAACATCAAGCAATACATTGATTGCATCAGCAACAGGATGTGGCATTCCTATGTCAAAAATCACACAAAAGATTGGAATAGTAAAAGCATTCTCATCAAGAGTCGGTTCAGGAACCTTTGTAACTGAGATACTAGATTCCATTGGAGATGACATCAGAGAAAAGGGACAAGAGTATGGTTCGACAACAAAAAGACCTAGAAGAATTGGTTGGCTGGATCTCTTAGCAATAAAAAAATCTATTTATCTTAATGAACTCAATCATTTAGCTTTAACTAAATTAGATATACTAAATGATATTGAAGAGCTTAAAATTTGCACAGAATATGAGCTAAAAGGAAAAAAATACAATTATATACCTTCTTCTTGTGAATTACTTGAAAAAGTTAAGCCTATATACAAGGTTTTTAAAGGATTTAAAAAAGACATTAAAAACATTAGTAATTATGATGATTTGCCTATTGAAGCTAAAGATTATATTGAATTTATAGAAAAAGAAGTTGGAGTTCAAATTTCAATCCTGTCTCTTGGAGCAGAAAGAGAAAAAACCATTTTTAGGAATAAAAAATGGATGAATATATAAATCCCTTAAAATCAAGATACTCAAGTAAAGAAATGCTATACATTTTTTCACCAAAATTTAAGTACACCATATGGAGAAAATTGTGGTATAACTTAGCTTTGGTACAAAAAGAATTAGGAATAGATATTAGCAAAAAACAACTTGATAAACTATATAAACATATTGAACACATTGATTTTGAACTTGTAAAAAAATATGAGGACAAATTTCAACATGAAGTCATGGCACATCTTTATGCTTATGCTGATTTAGCTGGTGAGGATGCTAGAAAAATTTTACACCTTGGTGTTACAAGTGCATATTTAATGGATAACACAGACTTAATCCAAATCAAAGAAGCTTTATTACTTATTAAAAATAA is a genomic window containing:
- a CDS encoding adenylosuccinate synthase, which translates into the protein MSIYAVIGTQWGDEGKGKIIDFLSKKLDYVVRFNGGNNAGHTIIANNKKFIFHLLPSGILQGAKCILGPGVVIDPFILIEELKILKQNNINTEILISDKAHIIMPYHIKIDELSEQRKGIYKIGTTKQGIGPCYADKINRIGIRAVDLLNIDIFKKKLKINLDEKNEIIEKIYNDKPFNYDYILNQYKEYIEILRPTITNTEEVLKYIINSGKSILIEGAQGTMLDIEHGTFPFVTSSNTLIASATGCGIPMSKITQKIGIVKAFSSRVGSGTFVTEILDSIGDDIREKGQEYGSTTKRPRRIGWLDLLAIKKSIYLNELNHLALTKLDILNDIEELKICTEYELKGKKYNYIPSSCELLEKVKPIYKVFKGFKKDIKNISNYDDLPIEAKDYIEFIEKEVGVQISILSLGAEREKTIFRNKKWMNI